The Streptomyces venezuelae genomic interval TACGCCAACCCTCAGGAATTGCATCAGATGGGCGAGAAGCCGCAGGTGGCGCGGTCAGATCGGCATCCGACGGGGGCTCGGTCCTCCTACAACTTGGTGGCTTGATCAGGGAGTTTGGTGATCAGATCCCATCTGATGCAGGATTTGCCCTCTGGAAGGGAGGGCTGGAGTGGGGCAACAGCGACGTGCCGACCTGGCCGGGGCGGCTCATCTGGAACTCGCCTCCGGGGTGGTCCAGCTGCGTCCGCAGGACGCGATGGTCGAGGCGATGCTGCGGGGCTGGCGGGCCCAGCAGGCCGCCCGCGGGCTGCGCGAGGACACGGTCACCGCCAGGGAACGGCTTGTGCGCCGGTTTCTGGAGCACACCAACGAGTACCCGTGGGCCTGGGCGCCGGGGCATGTGGACGAGTGGTCCCTCGGGCTGACCAGCGAGAAGCACTTGGCGCCATCCACGATCCGCAGCTACCAGAGCAGTCTGCGGCTGTTCAGCGAGTTCCTGATCGACGGCCGCTACGGCTGGGCGGTGGCCTGCGAGGACGCCTTCGGCACCCATCCGGTGGCGATCTGCCATGAGTGGAACACCATCGCCCACCTCAATGACTACGAGGGCAGGCCGGAGGCGAGGCCGTTCGCACGGGAGGAGATCCAGCGGTTCCTCGACTACGCCGACGACCAGGTCGACCGCGCGGTGCGCGCGAAGCGCAAGGGAGCCCTCGCTGCCAACCGGGACGCCACCCTCTTCAAGGTCATCTGCGGGTGGGGCCTGCGCCGCACCGAGGCGGCCAAGCTTGATCTGGTGGACTTCGGCCGCAACGCCTCGGCTCCGCAGTTCGGCCGGTACGGCACGCTCAACGTCCGCTACGGCAAGGCAAAGAAGGGCCAGCCGCCCCGGCGTCGGAGCGTGCTGTCAGTGATGGACTGGGCGGTGGAGGCCGTCGCCGACTACGTCGAGAACGTCCGGCCGCGGTTCGGCTGTGAGGACCACCCCGCGCTCTGGGTGACCGAGCGAGGCGGAAGGATCAAGCCCGCCGAGATCAATGCCCGGTTCGTCGCCTACCGCGACGCGCTGAAGCTCCCGAAGGAGCTGGTCGTCCACTCAGCCCGCCACGCCTACATCACCCACCTCACCGAGGACGGCGTCGACCGCCGCTTCATCCAGCAGCAGGTCGGTCACGAGAACGACAGCTCCACCGCCATCTACACCCACGTCAGCGACGACTTCATGAAAACCATGCTCCACAAGGCGCTCGCGCCCGTGCTCGCCTCGACCACCTTCGCAGACAAGGACCGCTGATGGCCGCCAAGCTCGACTATCACTGGCACCTGCGCAAGGTCATGGCCGACCGGGGGCTGTTCTCCACCACCGACCTCATCCCGCTGCTGGACAAACGCGGCATCACCCTGTCCTCCAGTCAGGTCTACCGGCTCGTCGTCGAACGCCCCGAACGGCTCAGCCTGAGAATCCTCATGGCTCTGCTCGACATCCTCGACTGCACCATGGACGACCTCATCGAACCCGTGGCCGCGGTCGGCGCCGCAGCAACCAGCGGGACGAAGAAAGCAGTTGGCGCCGAGGCCGGTGTCGGTGACCTCCGACCCAAGCGGGCCCGCATCCGTGGTGCCGAGCGACCGTGACCACACCGGGACACCCAGACCGGGCCATCTCCGACCCGATCGGAACGATCGTGGACCTGGTCGCGGCCATCGAACCTCAGCTGGCAATCGAGCAGATCCGCACCATGGTCACCAACCTCGCGGGCGGCCGGGCGAAGGCCCGCCGCCTCGCCTCACACCTGGCCGAGCGTCCCGGCGTGCTGACCGACGGCCGCTCCCCGGCGCCCAGGGCCATCGGCGACCTGCTCATCGCGCTCCGCGAGGCTGGCGCCTCGCACATCTCGCCCCCGTGTTGCGCCGACTGCGGCAGTCCGATGCGAACCCTCAAGCGCCGCGGGCAGGACTGGTACTGCTGGAGGTGCGGACGGCAGCTCGAACCCTGCGCTGCCTGCGGAAACACCCGCCGCATCGCGAAGCGGGACCGCGCTGGGCGACCGCGCTGCAAGATGTGTCCGGATGTCGACGGCCGGGATCCGATCACCGTCATCCACAGGGTGGTCACCGCTCTGGACCCGGCCGCCGATCGCGAAGTGATAGCCGATGCGGTCCGCCGGTCGGCAGCACGCCCCTCCGACCAGCAGAAACTCGCCTGGGCCCTGGAAACCGACCCTGGCCTGCTCGCCGGGGACGGGCACCTCTCACCCCTTCGCGCCATTCTGCGACTGATCGACCTCCTGCACACCGCGGGAGTCGCCGGAGTCGTCCAACCCGCCTGCCCCGGCTGCCACAGAGTCGTCCGCATCGACAAACCACTCAACGGACAGCGGGTGTGCCGCACCTGCATCGCCCACAGCCGCCTTGAGGACTGCTCGCGCTGCGGAGCCCGCCACCCGCGACGACCAGGGCCGGCCACTGTGCCCGAACTGCCTGATCACCGACCCCGCGAACCTCGAACCCTGCATCAACTGCGGCCGCCGACGCCTGGTGGATACCCGCACGCCAGACGGCCCGATCTGCCCGAGCTGCCCCGCTCTCCGCACCGCGACCTGCTCCGTATGCGGCGAGAACAGGCCCTGCGGCACTTCCCGCACCACCGGTCGCCCGTGGTGTCCTACCTGTCAACACCGCACCGCCTCCTGCTCGGCCTGCGGCCGCATCGCGGCGGTCGTCTCCGGCACCCTCGCCGAACCCCTCTGCATCGACTGCACCGCCCCCGAGGTCTGGCACACCTGCCCCACCTGCACCGATCCCGACCATCCGCACCCAGGCCAGTGCGCCCGCTGCCTGATCAACCAGCGCCTCAACGAGCTGCTGGGGCCTTCGACGGAGACGCTCCACCCCGGGCTCCAGGCCCTCCGGCACGACATCGCCACCGCCGAATACCCTCTCACCGCCAACCGCTGGCTGAACAAGCCGTCCATCGCCCCGGTGCTCGCCGATCTCGCCGCCGGCCGCCGGCCGCTCACCCACCAGGCCCTCGACGAACTGCCCGACAGCCAGCCCCTCGCACATCTGCGTCAAGTACTCGTCAGCGTCGGCGCCCTGCCCGAACGCGACGAGCACATGGTCCGCATCGAACGCTTCCTCGCTGGTCTCCTCGCATCCCAGCAAGACCCTGACCGGCGCAGCCTCCTCCACCGCTATACGACCTGGCACCTCGTCAGACGCCTACGTAGCAGGAATAACGGCCGACCCTCCACTCCGCAGCAGTTCAACTCCATTCGTCAGCACACCCACGCGGCCGTCGCCTTCCTGGGCTGGCTCGCCACCCATAACCTCACCCTGGTCACCTGCGGACAGGGCGACCTCGACCGCTGGCTCACCGACGACTCCGCCACCTATCGCTGGACCGCCGGCCACTTCATCCGCTGGGCCCGCACCAACAAGCTGACCAGCGTCCACGCCCCCGCCCACCGCTGGAGCGGCCCGACCCAACCCCTAGACGACCAGCACCGATGGGACAACGCACGCCGACTCCTGCACGACAAGACCCTCAAATCCGAAGACCGGCTGGCCGGCCTGCTTCTCCTCCTCTATGCCCAAAGACCGGCAGCGATCAGCCGTCTGACCACCGCAGACGTCGAAGCCGACGATCAAGGAGTGCGCGTCCACCTCGGCCAGGCCCCCATCCGGCTACCCGACCCAGTAGCCGCGCTCGCCCGCGCCGTCGCTGCCAGCCGCAAGGGCCACGCGACTATCGGGGCACTGGCGCCATCGCCCTGGCTCTTCCCCGGCGGCCAGCCCGGACGCCCGATCAGCACCACGCAGCTCACCCAGCGGCTCAACAACCTCGGGATCCGCCCCAACCAGGCCCGCAGCACCGCACTGTTCCAACTCGCCACCGAAATCCCCGCCGCGATCCTCGCCCGCACCCTGGGCATCCACACTGACGTCG includes:
- a CDS encoding tyrosine-type recombinase/integrase, with the translated sequence MGQQRRADLAGAAHLELASGVVQLRPQDAMVEAMLRGWRAQQAARGLREDTVTARERLVRRFLEHTNEYPWAWAPGHVDEWSLGLTSEKHLAPSTIRSYQSSLRLFSEFLIDGRYGWAVACEDAFGTHPVAICHEWNTIAHLNDYEGRPEARPFAREEIQRFLDYADDQVDRAVRAKRKGALAANRDATLFKVICGWGLRRTEAAKLDLVDFGRNASAPQFGRYGTLNVRYGKAKKGQPPRRRSVLSVMDWAVEAVADYVENVRPRFGCEDHPALWVTERGGRIKPAEINARFVAYRDALKLPKELVVHSARHAYITHLTEDGVDRRFIQQQVGHENDSSTAIYTHVSDDFMKTMLHKALAPVLASTTFADKDR
- a CDS encoding helix-turn-helix domain-containing protein; the encoded protein is MAAKLDYHWHLRKVMADRGLFSTTDLIPLLDKRGITLSSSQVYRLVVERPERLSLRILMALLDILDCTMDDLIEPVAAVGAAATSGTKKAVGAEAGVGDLRPKRARIRGAERP